Within the Candidatus Methylacidiphilales bacterium genome, the region TGAGATTGTAATTTGCCAGATCGAATGGTCGCGTGATTAATATTGGTTAACGAAGATAGCAATCTAACCACCAACTGTTTACACGACATTTCCATGCTAAAAAATAATACTGGTAACTTGTTGAGCGCAACCGCTTGGGTAATGTTTAAGGCTAGGGCGGTTTTGCCATGTCCTGGCCTAGCTGCTAATACAATCAAATCACCGGGTTGAAAACCTAACGTAATTTTATCTAGTGCTGGAAAACCACTTGAGATTCCAAGTAAATTGGTTTCTCGGTCTTGGTTTCGCTTGATATCTTCTCGAATAGAAGAAGAGAAGGCGGAAATATGCGCAACATCACTTTTTAACCCACCATGTTCTTGAATTTTCATCAAGTCAGTCTCAATAATTCGGATGATATCTTTCGCAGACTCTCCCTCAGGGTACAGTGCGTGTTTGGTAGTTTTTTCACCAAAAATTGCAAGCGCCCGTAACAGTGAAGCGTTTTTTAAAATTTGCGCATAGGTTTTAACATGGGCAGCAGATGGGTTTTCTGAGACAAGATGTAGTAAGTACGATAACCCTCCTACTTGTTCAAGATGGTTATTATTACTTAAGAAATCAGCCACCGCTACTACATCAAAGGTATGGGTATGGATTGCAATTTGTGTAATGGCTTTAAAGATCTGCCGATGGCTGGTTAAAGAAAAGTCTTCGACTGTAATTTTATCAAATACTTCCACCCAAGCCAGCTCACTTTGCATCAAACAACCAAGTAATGAGGCTTCAACTTGTTGAAGTCTTTTTAAGTCTTCATTGCGCTCTTTTTGATGCGGGAGTAAACTGTAATGTTGTTCTGGTCCCACGAAAAAACAAATATTAAGATTCTTCTGCTTTAACTGTTAATTGAATAGTAGAAATAATATCCAAATGCAACCTGATAGAAATAGGAAAAATACCAACTTCTCGAATCGGGCCATTGGGCATAAGCACTTGCGAACGTCCAATAGAAAATCCAAGTTTATTAACCGCACTAGAAATTATCGTCGTACCAATAGAACCGAACAACTTCCCTTCTGAATTGGCAAGTGAATTAACAACAACTGCTAATCCTTCAAGCGCAACTGCTACGCTTTGAGCATCAGTGGTGCGTTTTGACTCTTGATCAAGTAATTTTTCTTTTAACTTTTCAAAAATTGCAAAATTTTCTTCGGAATAAGGTAGTGCCTTTTTATTTGGTATAAGGTAGTTTCTGCAATAGCCATTCTTAACTTTAACTTTCTCCCCAATTGAACCGAGATTTGCAATACGTTCTAATAAAATAACTTGCATAAAAATTATTGTTGTAACGAGTGACTATCTGTGTAGGGAAGTAACGCAATAAATCTGGCTCGTTTAACCGCGAGACTAAGTTGTCGTTGTTTTTTTGAATCCATAAATCTAGATTTTGGAGAAAGAATTTTTTTTGTTTCGCTTAGAAACGGCACAAGCGACGCAATGTCTTTATAGTCAAACATTTTAGGAGGTTCACGTAAGATTGGATAATCTAGTCGAGTAAGTTCAGATTTACTAATTGAAAAACTTTTGCTTTTTTTATTTTTAGGGGCTGCCATTTGTTTAGTTATATCCGTTCTGTAATTGGTGCTAGAAGAGGGTCATCGCTCAATTCGGAGTTGTTTTCCACTTCTGAACTTTCTTGCAACTGCTTTCGTTTTAGAAACAACGATGTCTCTGAGATTGCTTTATCCATCCGAATGATCAAAAAACGCATTACTGAATCGCTAAATCTAAAAAGTTTTTGAAGTTCATGTAGCACATCGCTATTACATTCTACATTTAATAAAAGATAAATTGCTTTAGTTAATTTTTCAATTGGGTACGCTAAGGATTGTCTTCCCCAGTTCTCGTTTCTATATATCTTACCGGAGCCTTTTTCAATCATACTTACATAACGCTCAAGCATTGCATCAACCTGATCCACTCGATCTGGATGTACTAGAATTACGATTTCGTAATGATTCATCTTTGTTTTAATGGACATAAGGGCTGATAGTATACCATAAACAGGGTGTATTGTTCAAGC harbors:
- the dnaB gene encoding replicative DNA helicase, with the protein product MGPEQHYSLLPHQKERNEDLKRLQQVEASLLGCLMQSELAWVEVFDKITVEDFSLTSHRQIFKAITQIAIHTHTFDVVAVADFLSNNNHLEQVGGLSYLLHLVSENPSAAHVKTYAQILKNASLLRALAIFGEKTTKHALYPEGESAKDIIRIIETDLMKIQEHGGLKSDVAHISAFSSSIREDIKRNQDRETNLLGISSGFPALDKITLGFQPGDLIVLAARPGHGKTALALNITQAVALNKLPVLFFSMEMSCKQLVVRLLSSLTNINHATIRSGKLQSQSDFDMIDKVLSLDEQEFPLFIEDASALTPLDLFTIARMVVRKHKLSFIVVDYIQLMSSNERENNRVNEIAKITRSLKQLAKEIQVPVLALSQLSREIEKRGREEPKLSDLRDSGTIEQDADIVLFIHQDEKDENKKTNYLQCKLIIAKHRNGPVGSISLEFNKPIVTFTSREVVPLPPMHSSDNADDKNNFERYEV
- the rplI gene encoding 50S ribosomal protein L9, which encodes MQVILLERIANLGSIGEKVKVKNGYCRNYLIPNKKALPYSEENFAIFEKLKEKLLDQESKRTTDAQSVAVALEGLAVVVNSLANSEGKLFGSIGTTIISSAVNKLGFSIGRSQVLMPNGPIREVGIFPISIRLHLDIISTIQLTVKAEES
- the rpsR gene encoding 30S ribosomal protein S18, whose amino-acid sequence is MAAPKNKKSKSFSISKSELTRLDYPILREPPKMFDYKDIASLVPFLSETKKILSPKSRFMDSKKQRQLSLAVKRARFIALLPYTDSHSLQQ
- the rpsF gene encoding 30S ribosomal protein S6 — translated: MSIKTKMNHYEIVILVHPDRVDQVDAMLERYVSMIEKGSGKIYRNENWGRQSLAYPIEKLTKAIYLLLNVECNSDVLHELQKLFRFSDSVMRFLIIRMDKAISETSLFLKRKQLQESSEVENNSELSDDPLLAPITERI